One region of Candidatus Neomarinimicrobiota bacterium genomic DNA includes:
- the pruA gene encoding L-glutamate gamma-semialdehyde dehydrogenase, with protein MADKIVRVPKAVNEPILEYKPGSQEKAELLSILNKMKSEVVEIPVIIGGKEIFTGETSTNVMPHNHKHVLAKYHMAGSKEIAQAIEASQEAWKTWSVMPWESRVAIFKKMAVLLAGPYRNILNAATMLGQSKNAFQAEIDSACELIDFFNFNAEYLQEIYAQQPGISPEGIWNQVEHRPLEGFVFAVTPFNFTSIAGNLPTAPALMGNVTLWKPASSAVYSGYFLMKMFEEAGLPDGVINFIPGKGSVVGPQVIESEHLAGIHFTGSTAVFQNMWKTIGNNIAKYKTYPRIVGETGGKDFIVAHESTEIDVLRTAVIRGSFEYQGQKCSAASRVYIPRSMWAEFKESYVAEVAKIKVGDVEDFGNFMNAVIDRGAFADITAYIDYASSHKDAEIITGGTYDDSKGYFIEPTTIVTTDPHFKTMEEEIFGPVVTIYVYDETWEDILDVVDGTSPYALTGAVLAKDRDAVQLALEKLRHSAGNFYINDKPTGAVVGQQPFGGSRASGTNDKAGSIFNLIRWISQRTIKENFLPPTEFPYPFMDKE; from the coding sequence ATGGCTGATAAAATAGTCCGAGTCCCAAAGGCAGTGAACGAGCCAATATTAGAGTACAAGCCTGGATCACAGGAAAAGGCAGAATTATTAAGCATACTAAATAAAATGAAGTCAGAAGTTGTGGAAATCCCTGTCATAATTGGTGGTAAAGAGATATTCACAGGTGAAACCTCAACCAATGTTATGCCCCACAACCACAAGCATGTGCTGGCAAAATATCACATGGCTGGAAGTAAAGAGATTGCTCAAGCTATAGAAGCCTCACAGGAGGCATGGAAAACATGGTCTGTCATGCCCTGGGAATCACGCGTAGCCATCTTTAAGAAAATGGCTGTCCTATTGGCTGGTCCCTACAGGAACATTCTTAATGCTGCCACTATGCTTGGACAAAGCAAGAATGCTTTCCAGGCAGAAATCGATTCTGCCTGTGAGTTGATTGACTTCTTTAATTTCAATGCGGAATATTTACAGGAAATTTATGCCCAACAACCTGGCATTTCTCCAGAAGGAATATGGAATCAGGTCGAGCATCGTCCACTTGAGGGATTTGTATTTGCCGTTACACCTTTTAATTTTACTTCAATTGCTGGCAATTTGCCAACTGCTCCAGCCTTAATGGGAAATGTGACACTCTGGAAACCCGCATCATCTGCTGTATACTCAGGCTATTTTCTGATGAAAATGTTTGAGGAAGCCGGATTGCCAGATGGCGTGATAAATTTCATCCCTGGAAAAGGCTCCGTTGTGGGTCCCCAGGTCATTGAGAGCGAACATCTCGCTGGTATTCATTTTACTGGTTCCACGGCTGTTTTCCAGAATATGTGGAAAACAATCGGAAATAACATTGCAAAGTATAAAACCTATCCTCGCATTGTAGGGGAGACCGGTGGCAAAGATTTTATCGTTGCCCATGAATCCACCGAAATAGACGTATTGAGAACTGCAGTGATTCGAGGATCCTTTGAATATCAGGGACAGAAATGTTCTGCAGCTTCACGGGTTTACATCCCACGTTCCATGTGGGCCGAATTCAAAGAAAGTTATGTTGCAGAAGTTGCCAAAATTAAAGTTGGTGACGTGGAAGATTTTGGGAATTTCATGAATGCTGTCATCGACAGGGGAGCATTTGCTGATATCACTGCATATATTGATTATGCAAGCTCACATAAAGATGCAGAAATCATTACCGGTGGTACCTATGATGATTCTAAGGGATATTTTATTGAACCGACCACCATTGTAACTACTGATCCCCATTTCAAGACGATGGAGGAGGAAATCTTTGGCCCTGTGGTTACCATCTATGTCTACGATGAGACCTGGGAAGATATCCTTGATGTTGTTGATGGTACAAGCCCCTATGCGCTTACTGGAGCTGTTTTGGCAAAGGATAGAGATGCTGTGCAACTGGCCCTTGAGAAATTGCGTCACAGTGCTGGTAATTTCTATATCAATGACAAGCCCACTGGCGCCGTGGTTGGACAGCAGCCTTTTGGTGGAAGTCGGGCATCTGGAACCAACGATAAAGCGGGCTCAATCTTTAATTTGATCCGATGGATATCCCAACGAACCATAAAAGAAAATTTCTTACCACCCACTGAATTTCCATATCCTTTTATGGATAAAGAGTAG
- a CDS encoding rhodanese-like domain-containing protein, with protein sequence MKYKITGILLMIGIFMVAGCDKFGAKDSTPVDVSGKIQGGYRHLPISMKADTTRLVVYRGDYVKFYVDDQGQSQVEYPLNIPQLGVSAVLKDNTLEQPFFKMKTPGTYAFTIGDKVGTIDVVELRQSNYTELSAEEAWKMLLKNPPLLLDVRTKNEFSRGYIKGAVLIPLQDLQARAGELEQYQNQPILIYCATGNRSTTASKILLDQGYKNVMNMRMGIMAWASKGYNIQFQ encoded by the coding sequence ATGAAATACAAAATTACTGGCATTTTATTGATGATTGGAATATTCATGGTTGCAGGATGTGACAAATTCGGTGCGAAAGATAGTACACCGGTAGATGTTTCAGGAAAAATTCAGGGTGGTTATCGCCACCTTCCCATAAGTATGAAGGCTGATACAACCAGACTGGTTGTGTATCGTGGCGATTATGTAAAGTTCTATGTTGACGATCAAGGGCAATCTCAGGTAGAATATCCACTAAATATCCCACAATTGGGTGTGAGTGCAGTGTTGAAAGATAACACACTTGAACAGCCCTTTTTCAAAATGAAAACACCTGGGACTTACGCTTTTACAATCGGTGACAAGGTGGGTACCATCGACGTAGTAGAATTGCGTCAATCCAATTATACTGAACTGAGTGCTGAGGAAGCCTGGAAGATGTTGTTAAAGAATCCACCTCTGCTTCTGGATGTGCGTACCAAGAACGAATTTAGCAGAGGGTATATCAAGGGAGCAGTACTGATCCCATTGCAGGATCTTCAAGCAAGAGCTGGTGAATTAGAACAATATCAGAATCAACCCATTTTGATCTATTGTGCAACAGGTAATCGCAGTACTACAGCTTCTAAAATTCTCCTGGATCAGGGGTACAAGAATGTGATGAATATGCGAATGGGAATTATGGCCTGGGCCAGCAAAGGTTACAATATCCAGTTTCAATAA